The following nucleotide sequence is from Borrelia coriaceae.
TAACAAAGTCAGAAAAGATAAAAATTAGAAAGAATAATAAGATTAGTGAGTTTTATTTTTTTGATTCGTTAAAGCAGCCAGAGTTAAGTTTTTTTTCAGATACAGAAATGCTTTTCTTTTTAAATTCTGATTTTATTTTTCCTTTAAAAAAATTTATTATTAGCTCTGATTTTGGATTTAGGCCAGATCCTTTTACTGGTATGAAAAATTTTCATACAGGCATAGATCTTGCAGCGCCAATGAATTCTTTAGTTTTTTGCTCATCTTATGGTGTTGTAGTTGTAGTTGATTATAATGATATTTATGGCAATTTTGTTGTGGTTGAACATAAGAACAATGTTAAATCTCTTTATGGTCATCTTAGTTCTTATATTGTCAAGAAGGGGGATGTTCTAAGAACAGGTGATATTGTTGGTAGGGTAGGTCAAACTGGTCGTTCAACAGGTCCGCATCTGCATTTTGAAATATTGAGAAAAGGTTCACCTGTTAATCCTGTTAAGATTTTAAAGTAGGTCAATTGAAATAATTTAGATATAGCAATCAAATTTTTTCTCACTTTACTTGAGGGTATTGCTTGAGATTATTTGATTTTGACCTATCTTAAAGACTTCCTTTATTCTATATCATATTCTGTTATTTTGTTGTGCAAGGTTTTTCTTCCTATCTTAAGTATTTGGGCACATTTACTTTTATTATTCTTAGAATGTAGTAGTGTTTGCTTAATAATTTCTTTTTCCGCTTCTTTTAAGCTTATACCTATTGGTAATGTTATTTTAACTATTTGATTTGTGTTATTTCTGATTTTAGGAGGTAGATCGTCTTTTACAATTTGTTTTCCTTTAGATAATATCAAGGCACTCTCGAGGACATTTTTTAGTTCTCTAATATTTCCTGGCCAATCATATGCATAGAGGGCTTTTAGTGCATCATTGGAAAGACTTTTCTCTTCTTTATTATTTTCATTTGCTACACTTTTAATTAGTATTTTTATTAAATTTGGTATGTCATCTTTTCTTTCCCTTAAAGGTGGAATATTGATGTTTATTATGTTAAGCCTGTAAAATAAGTCCTCTCTAAATCTTCCTTTTTTAATTTCTTCTTCAATATTTTTATTTGTTGCTGTTAATAGTCTAATATCAACTTGAATAGTAGTCTCTCCACCTACTCGTTCAAATGTTTTATTTTGAAGCACTCTTAGTAATTTTACTTGAACCTCAGGTGATATTTCTACTATTTCGTCTAAGAATATTGTTCCTTTGTCTGCTAATTCAAATCTACCTTTTTTTTGAGATATTGCACCTGTAAATGCTCCTTTTTCATGTCCAAATAGTTCGCTCTCAAGTATGCTTTCAGAGAGCGCAGCACAATTGACTTTAATGAAGGGTTTGTCATTTCTATTGGATAAGTCAAATATAGCATCTGCTATTACTTCTTTGCCGACTCCGCTCTCTCCAGTTATTAGTACAGATGCTTTTGATTTTGCAATTTTTTTTACAAGTTCTAGAACTTTTTGCATTATAAGAGATTTTCCAAGTGTGCTTTCATAATAGTTTAAATCTTTTCGGATTATGACATTATTTTGGGATATATTCTCATGTCTTTTGTCATTTTTGCTATTTAAAGCTCGTTTGATTATTAGTAACAGTCTTTCAAGATCAACGGGTTTTGTTAGAAAATCATAAGCACCTTCTCTCATAGCATCAACTGCTGAATCGACAGTTCCATGAGCTGTTAGAATAATAAAGGGTATATTTGGGTTTTTGTCTTTTACAATTTTGAGTAGTTCTTCGCCTGATATTTGAGGCATTCTAAGATCAGATACTATAGCATCAATTTTTTCATT
It contains:
- a CDS encoding M23 family metallopeptidase, which codes for MSKFAFLLLFIFLFLQFYCVYSYPFIKNFSNKDPIFYDLRAKIIKYNKRVNVPLFIYAYKVKEGDTFFKIANKVNGWQGSIATINLLDSPFLRVGQEILIPSKKGLFLINSKEHRFNSLLVATRDLTKSEKIKIRKNNKISEFYFFDSLKQPELSFFSDTEMLFFLNSDFIFPLKKFIISSDFGFRPDPFTGMKNFHTGIDLAAPMNSLVFCSSYGVVVVVDYNDIYGNFVVVEHKNNVKSLYGHLSSYIVKKGDVLRTGDIVGRVGQTGRSTGPHLHFEILRKGSPVNPVKILK
- a CDS encoding sigma-54-dependent transcriptional regulator translates to MSKLLVADDEKNIREGIATYLEEEGYFVFTASDGEEALETIENEKIDAIVSDLRMPQISGEELLKIVKDKNPNIPFIILTAHGTVDSAVDAMREGAYDFLTKPVDLERLLLIIKRALNSKNDKRHENISQNNVIIRKDLNYYESTLGKSLIMQKVLELVKKIAKSKASVLITGESGVGKEVIADAIFDLSNRNDKPFIKVNCAALSESILESELFGHEKGAFTGAISQKKGRFELADKGTIFLDEIVEISPEVQVKLLRVLQNKTFERVGGETTIQVDIRLLTATNKNIEEEIKKGRFREDLFYRLNIININIPPLRERKDDIPNLIKILIKSVANENNKEEKSLSNDALKALYAYDWPGNIRELKNVLESALILSKGKQIVKDDLPPKIRNNTNQIVKITLPIGISLKEAEKEIIKQTLLHSKNNKSKCAQILKIGRKTLHNKITEYDIE